In Candidatus Cloacimonadota bacterium, the following proteins share a genomic window:
- a CDS encoding ATP-binding protein, with protein MIKSLYLKNFTVFDDLRIDLSNKINIIMGVNGTGKTHILKVLYAMCKANGDVSADNNMSEEEKRDISSSMITGVFKPLDGVLGNLKKTGSKGGNAIVEIEYPDNAKFGLSFNANKQASGNGDAIKDLFNHTYESVYVPIDAHPVFIPAKEIISFMAGLPALVQKYELSFDMTYTDLMSQLEIPAIQKSLRTIRTDAIMEEIEKICVGRFEFKGGGNVTFKADKAEYSANVTAEGFRKLGTLYRLIETGALRPGVGGPLFWDEPDANLNPLQVKGVVDALYSLAQSEQQVVLATHNYNLIKWFDLLFDKDRGDHVRYHVLYRDKGVIRVNSTDDFDSIDPNPILDAFSELYDEELERYV; from the coding sequence ATGATTAAAAGCCTTTACTTGAAAAACTTCACTGTGTTCGATGATCTCAGAATTGACTTATCGAACAAAATAAATATAATCATGGGAGTTAATGGGACGGGGAAAACGCACATCCTGAAGGTCTTGTATGCCATGTGTAAGGCAAATGGAGATGTTTCTGCCGATAATAACATGAGTGAAGAGGAAAAAAGAGATATCTCCTCAAGTATGATTACCGGTGTATTCAAACCGCTTGATGGAGTTCTTGGCAATCTCAAGAAAACTGGATCAAAGGGCGGAAATGCAATTGTTGAGATAGAATATCCCGATAACGCCAAATTCGGCTTGTCATTCAATGCCAATAAACAAGCCTCTGGCAATGGCGATGCAATCAAAGATTTGTTTAACCATACTTATGAATCAGTGTATGTTCCGATTGATGCGCATCCTGTATTTATTCCTGCAAAGGAAATAATATCATTTATGGCAGGGTTACCTGCTCTGGTTCAGAAGTATGAACTATCTTTTGATATGACCTACACCGACTTGATGTCTCAATTAGAGATTCCGGCTATTCAAAAATCACTCAGAACTATTCGCACAGATGCAATCATGGAAGAGATCGAAAAGATATGCGTTGGCAGATTTGAGTTTAAGGGTGGTGGTAATGTAACTTTCAAGGCAGATAAAGCGGAATACTCAGCCAACGTTACGGCAGAAGGGTTCCGAAAGCTTGGTACTCTTTACAGGCTGATCGAAACAGGTGCACTGAGACCAGGTGTTGGCGGACCCTTGTTTTGGGATGAGCCTGATGCAAACTTAAACCCTTTACAAGTCAAAGGTGTTGTCGATGCTTTGTACAGCCTTGCACAATCCGAACAACAAGTGGTTTTAGCTACTCATAACTACAATCTCATTAAATGGTTTGACCTACTGTTTGATAAAGATCGAGGCGATCATGTGAGATACCATGTTTTGTATAGAGACAAGGGTGTCATTAGAGTTAATTCCACCGATGATTTCGATTCCATTGATCCAAATCCGATCCTTGATGCCTTCTCTGAGTTATATGATGAAGAGCTAGAAAGATATGTATAG